From Hippoglossus stenolepis isolate QCI-W04-F060 chromosome 6, HSTE1.2, whole genome shotgun sequence, a single genomic window includes:
- the plp2b gene encoding proteolipid protein 2b, translated as MADPGDSSTGANCLEKLKSYVRTQKGVILAAEISISLIILICYAASLYGGYSAVAICEMIFAMVFFGIFMMELDKQIQVVNWVWSDLFRAGIGAVLYLITSLICVIGGAGDGARIAGGVFGLIAGLLFAYDTYTIFMQIKSTRQHTAASTDDRV; from the exons ATGGCCGACCCAGGCGACTCCAGCACCGGTGCCAACTGCCTGGAGAAGTTGAAAAGTTACGTGAGGACCCAGAAAGGTGTGATCCTCGCGGCAGAAATA TCCATCAGTTTAATCATCCTCATCTGCTATGCTGCGTCTTTGTATGGAGGCTACTCCGCTGTGGCCATCTGCGAGATGATCTTCGCCATGGTCTTCTTCGGCATCTTCATGATGGAGCTGGACAAGCAGATCCAAGTGGTCAACTGGGTCTGGAGT GATCTTTTCCGTGCTGGTATCGGAGCCGTCCTTTACTTAATCACTTCTCTGATCTGTGTCATTGGAGGAGCTGGGGACGGCGCTCGTATCGCAGGCGGA GTGTTTGGTTTGATCGCTGGTCTGTTGTTCGCTTACGATACCTACACCATCTTCATGCAAATCAAGAGCACACGGCAGCACACGGCAGCTTCCACCG ACGACAGAGTTTAA
- the sypb gene encoding synaptophysin b: protein MDVVNQLVAQGQFTILKQPLGFIKVLQWIFAIFAFSTCGSYSGMFKMSVECKNRSESDLSMEVKFEYPFRLHQVYFDAPTCKGEKTERLFLVGDYSSSAEFFVTIGVFSFLYSMAALSAYCFLLEKYRENNKGPQIDFIVTAVFTFFWLVSSCAWAKGLSDVKTATDPEKVITLIPACDEPETRCKELYDPKVSGLNTSVAFGFINLILWIGNLWFVFKETGWMTAFAGTYVASQEKQPAPDSFAQGDYAQQDPYAGSQGGYQPDYGQQGGYTEEGGYSQGYEQQPTSYSNQM from the exons ATGGATGTTGTAAACCAG TTGGTGGCCCAAGGGCAGTTCACTATACTCAAACAACCTCTGGGATTTATAAAAGTTCTACAATGG ATCTTTGCCATCTTCGCCTTCTCGACATGTGGCAGCTACTCCGGCATGTTCAAGATGTCCGTGGAGTGTAAAAACCGGTCGGAGAGTGACCTAAGCATGGAAGTAAAATTTGAATATCCATTcag GCTCCATCAGGTTTACTTTGATGCCCCCACCTGTAAGGGAGAGAAGACCGAGCGTCTATTCCTGGTCGGGGACTACTCCTCCTCAGCTGAGTTCTTCGTCACCATCGGtgtcttttccttcctctaCTCCATGGCAGCCCTGTCTGCTTACTGTTTCCTTCTGGAGAAGTACCGCGAAAACAACAAAGGGCCTCAGATT GACTTTATCGTGACGGCTGTGTTCACCTTCTTTTGGCTGGTGTCTTCCTGTGCTTGGGCTAAAGGCCTGTCAGACGTGAAAACGGCCACCGATCCAGAGAAGGTCATAACTCTCATCCCGGCCTGTGACGAACCAGAGACTCGCTGTAAGGAGCTCTACGACCCCAAGGTCTCCGGCCTGAACACCTCTGTG GCTTTTGGCTTCATCAACCTGATCCTGTGGATAGGAAACCTCTGGTTCGTGTTCAAGGAGACCGGCTGGATGACTGCCTTCGCTGGAACATACGTCGCGTCGCAGGAGAAGCAGCCCGCCCCCGATTCCTTCGCCCAGGGAGACTACGCTCAGCAGGACCCCTACGCCGGCTCCCAGGGAGGCTACCAGCCCGACTACGGCCAGCAGGGAGGCTACACCGAGGAAGGCGGCTACAGCCAGGGCTATGAGCAGCAGCCCACCTCCTACTCTAATCAAATGTGA